ACTATGTATTATCCTATCTCTATCCCTCTGAAATTCTGTTCTTATATCACACTTTGGCTCATCCTTTAGCCTCCCTTTTGTCTTGCTGCTTAATACGGCATAAGGAGATAAAATCATGCTTTCAATCTCTTCTGTTCTCTCTCTTATGTTCATAAGCATCTTCTCCTTCTTAAATATACTTATTCTACACGCATATGATTTTTCCTGCACCTAAAAAAAATAAACCCATATATGGGTTTATTTTTTGCTAAAATGATAATTTTTCATCAAAATACCTTTTAAGCTGGTCAATGGGTATCCTTACCTGCTGCATGCTATCCCGGTCTCTGACAGTAACGCAATGATCATTTAATGACTCAAAATCTATGGTGACGCAGAAAGGCGTCCCTATCTCGTCCTGCCTTCGATATCTTTTTCCTATGCTGCCCGTTTCATCAAAGTCCACCATATACCACTTTTTAAGCTCATCGTATACCTTAAAAGCCTCTTCGCTGAGCTTTTTAACCAGCGGCAATACAGCTACTTTAATAGGCGCTAACGCGTAGTGAAGCCTCAATACAACTCTTGTATCGCCGCCTTCCAGCTGCTCCTCCTCGTAAGCATCTACTAAAAATGCCATAGCCAATCGATCAACGCCTACAGATGGTTCAATGCAGTACGGCACATATTTTTCGTTGGTAACAGGATCCATATAAGACAGATCTTCTCCAGAGTATTTCATGTGCTGCTTGAGGTCAAAATCCGTCCTATCGGCAATGCCCCACAGTTCACCCCATCCAAAGGGGAAAAGATATTCAATATCTGTAGTGGCATTGCTGTAGTGTGAAAGCTCCTCTTTAGAGTGATCTCTGAACCTTATGTTCTCTTTCTTTAAACCCAAAGATAACAGCCAGTCATAACAGAATTTCTTCCAGTAGTCAAACCAGATTAGGTCCTCTCCAGGTTTGCAGAAAAATTCAAGCTCCATCTGTTCAAATTCCCTAGTCCTGAATATAAAATTGCCGGGAGTTATCTCGTTTCTGAAAGACTTGCCTATCTGGCCTATGCCAAATGGTATCTTTTTTCTCGACGTCCTCTGTACATTTTTAAAATTGACAAATATGCCCTGAGCGGTTTCAGGCCTTAAATATATCTCGGACTTTGAATCTTCTGTAACACCTTGATACGTCTTGAACATGAGATTAAATTTTCTTATGTCCGTGAAATTAGTAGACCCGCAGTTAGGACACGGTATGTTGTTTTCTCTTATGTATTCCATCATCTTTTCATTGGTCCAACCATCAACGACAACCCCTTCTATACCTTTGGCCTTCAAATAATCTTCAATGAGCTTGTCAGCTCTAAACCTCACTTTGCAATCCTTACAATCAATAAGGGGATCACTAAAACCACCCACATGTCCAGATGCAACCCATACCATTGGATTCATGAGAATAGCCGAGTCTATTCCTACATTATAAGTGCTTTCCTGTATAAATTTTTTCCACCAGGCTTTTTTTATATTGTTTTTAAGCTCAACGCCAAGCGGCCCGTAATCCCATGAGTTGGCAAGACCTCCATATATCTCCGAGCCCTGATATACAAAGCCTCTGGACTTGCACAGCGCTACTAGCTTATCCATCGATTTTATCGCACTCACTGGTCCTCCTCCTTAAGCTTCTATATACAAAATACATTGTTTTTTATTATAGCATGTCATGCACGATAAAAGCAAGCGGCTTTTGTCTTTTGAAAGCCGCTTGCTTTTTAATGCTTATTTTCAATATCGCTATTTGAAACACCTGTCGTATCCTGAACAGGATGCTCTATCTGCAGTGTATACTCTGCTGCCAGAGCAATGATAGATGCTAATAAAGTCAGATATGGAAAGAATATAGTCGTCACAACACCAACTGTTATGGGTATATCCACAATAACCTTCTCGCCTTTCTTAACCCTTATCTTAGTAGCATTACCTTTTTTTATAATATCTTTAACTTTTTCTAGCAGTTCAGACCCTTTTACGTTTATATTTTCTGTCCATACACCTTCTTGCTTTTCCTGTTCTTTTTCTATAAATATTATGGCATCCACAACACTGCCATTGGCCTGTTCTAAAGCCTCTTTTGCTTTGCTATAGCTTACTCCTGTTCTTTCCCTGACGACATCAATATCCTCCAGCCTTACATCCATATCAAACACTCTCTTTCTCCACAAATTGTAGCGATTTTATTTCCTTTTCAAAATGATAACTTACAAACGCTGCCAATAATTTTTTTATTTGATATCGCGAGCTTTTGCTTAAAACAAGACCCTTAACGCCCTTTATATCTGCTGTAAGCATATACTTTAATACAGCTGCTATCTCTGGATTTAACCTGTATATGTGTAATTTATTATGCATGCAATCGGGACAAATTATACCTCCATCGCTTATACTGAAATATTCTGGAGCATCAATAGGCACTCTACAGCGAACACACACATCCACCTCAGGCTTAAAGCCCGCTATTTTGAGGGCCTCCAGCATAAAATATATGACATAGTTCTCACAATTTCCTTCACAATCGTCAAGTTCATATAATGCTTTTAAAACCAGGTTATAGAGAGAATAACTGGCTTCACCTTCTGTCGCGATATACGATGCTAGTTCAGCAATAACACTGGCGTACATGAATTTATTTATATCGTCAAAAATGCTTTTAAAAACTCTTACAGCTTCACACTGCGTCACCGTATAAAAGGTTTTGCCGTGATAAAGGTTATAATACCCTACAGACAAAAATTGAGTACCTGAAGCCAATTTACTCTTGATCTTTCTAGCCCCTTTGACAATGGCCCTTATCAATCCGTAATGCCCTGACAGCAGGGTAACCAACCTGTCGGCTTCACCAAAATCCTCGCACCTGATGACGACAGCCTGCGTCTTTAGAAATCTTTTCATAACTTTGCCTTTTGATGAAAACCTTTTTCCTTTAGTTTATAATAATAGATTTTTTCCAGGTTTTTGTAAAGTATAAATACCCGGATATCGCCCGTCTTCTTGAACAACTGCCACAGCAATTCATTCATAATGCACAATGGCCCCCTTCTAACATCAATTGGTCGGGTTCCTTTTTATCCCGCAGGCCTAATCTATCTTACAATATATACTTTAACAAATTATATAGCCATTGTCAATCAATGATACCCCAATATTTTTAAGATTTTTTCGTCATTTCTCCAATCTTTTTTAACCTTAACCCATAGTTCCAAAAACACCTTACTGCCTAAAAGTCTCTCTATATCAAGTCTGGCCGCTGTCCCTATTTTCTTTATCATAGACCCGTTTTTGCCTATTATTATCATTTTATGTGAATCCTTCTCACAGTATATGGTCGCGTTTATATCTACAAGGCCTTTTTCCTCAATGTATTTTATGCTTTCTATATCAACGGCTGTACCATGCGGAACCTCCTCTTTTAAGAAATAAAGCATTTTTTCCCTTATAAGCTCAGAGATGATATTTCTTTCAGGCTGATCTGTAACCATATCTTCTGGGAAATACTGTGGCCCTTCCGGCAATACCTCCTTAATAGCGTCTACCAGTTCTTTTAAATTCTGGCCTTTTTCAGCAGAAATCCATAACACATTTTTAAAATTTCCCAGCTCTTTATAAGCCTCAATCCGCTCTTTAAGGACATCTTCACTTACCTTATCTATCTTATTCAAAACCAATATAATGGGTGTCTTTACATCTTTTAAAAGCCCTGCTATATATCTATCACCAGCTCCTACATCCGAGTCGGCTTCCACCATAAACAATATGCAGTCTACCTCCTCAAGGGTATTGAGAGCCGTCTTTATCATAAACTCGCTTAACTTATTTTTGGGCTTGTGAAGTCCAGGCGTGTCCAAAAAGATGATCTGATAACCATCCCCCGACAGTATGCCCTTTATCTCGTTGCGCGTCGTCTGTGGTTTATTGGATATAATAGATATTTTTTCTCCCAACAATGCATTCAGGAGTGTTGACTTGCCTACATTGGTCCTGCCGATAATAGTTACAAAACCTGACTTATACAATTTTACCTCACCTCTCCATCAACTGAAATATTAGAACGCTTACGACCATTCCTAATGCCGCTCCTGTGATTACCTGATATACACTATGAATCCTACCCTCTACCCTTGACTGGGCCACTAAAAAGGCCATTAAAAACGACAACACCATGACGAGAACATTTTCGCTTATAAAGGAAAGGGAAGTGGCTATACCAAAAGCCAAAGCGCTATGCCCGCTGGGCGTGCCTCCTCTAAGGGGAGTCCCATCTCTAAAATAGGCCTTTAACATGATCGTCAAAATCATGATGATTATAAGCACCACAAAAGTAAGGTATGGCGGTGAATGCTTCACTTTACTAAAAATATTCCTGAGTATGTCATTGGTCCTGTAGAAAAAAAGAATATATCCCACAGCAATGGCATTCATAGCAGATATCAACACAGCACCTGCTGCCACGTCCTTAGCTATAGCAGCAATCGGGTGATGTTTATCCGTTATAAGATCTACTACAGACTCAATGGCTGTATTAAATAAT
The nucleotide sequence above comes from Caldanaerobius fijiensis DSM 17918. Encoded proteins:
- a CDS encoding glycine--tRNA ligase yields the protein MDKLVALCKSRGFVYQGSEIYGGLANSWDYGPLGVELKNNIKKAWWKKFIQESTYNVGIDSAILMNPMVWVASGHVGGFSDPLIDCKDCKVRFRADKLIEDYLKAKGIEGVVVDGWTNEKMMEYIRENNIPCPNCGSTNFTDIRKFNLMFKTYQGVTEDSKSEIYLRPETAQGIFVNFKNVQRTSRKKIPFGIGQIGKSFRNEITPGNFIFRTREFEQMELEFFCKPGEDLIWFDYWKKFCYDWLLSLGLKKENIRFRDHSKEELSHYSNATTDIEYLFPFGWGELWGIADRTDFDLKQHMKYSGEDLSYMDPVTNEKYVPYCIEPSVGVDRLAMAFLVDAYEEEQLEGGDTRVVLRLHYALAPIKVAVLPLVKKLSEEAFKVYDELKKWYMVDFDETGSIGKRYRRQDEIGTPFCVTIDFESLNDHCVTVRDRDSMQQVRIPIDQLKRYFDEKLSF
- a CDS encoding DUF4342 domain-containing protein, with product MDVRLEDIDVVRERTGVSYSKAKEALEQANGSVVDAIIFIEKEQEKQEGVWTENINVKGSELLEKVKDIIKKGNATKIRVKKGEKVIVDIPITVGVVTTIFFPYLTLLASIIALAAEYTLQIEHPVQDTTGVSNSDIENKH
- the recO gene encoding DNA repair protein RecO, which produces MKRFLKTQAVVIRCEDFGEADRLVTLLSGHYGLIRAIVKGARKIKSKLASGTQFLSVGYYNLYHGKTFYTVTQCEAVRVFKSIFDDINKFMYASVIAELASYIATEGEASYSLYNLVLKALYELDDCEGNCENYVIYFMLEALKIAGFKPEVDVCVRCRVPIDAPEYFSISDGGIICPDCMHNKLHIYRLNPEIAAVLKYMLTADIKGVKGLVLSKSSRYQIKKLLAAFVSYHFEKEIKSLQFVEKESV
- the era gene encoding GTPase Era, encoding MYKSGFVTIIGRTNVGKSTLLNALLGEKISIISNKPQTTRNEIKGILSGDGYQIIFLDTPGLHKPKNKLSEFMIKTALNTLEEVDCILFMVEADSDVGAGDRYIAGLLKDVKTPIILVLNKIDKVSEDVLKERIEAYKELGNFKNVLWISAEKGQNLKELVDAIKEVLPEGPQYFPEDMVTDQPERNIISELIREKMLYFLKEEVPHGTAVDIESIKYIEEKGLVDINATIYCEKDSHKMIIIGKNGSMIKKIGTAARLDIERLLGSKVFLELWVKVKKDWRNDEKILKILGYH
- a CDS encoding diacylglycerol kinase, encoding MKARNIIESFNYAINGVIYAFKSQRNMKIHFAIAILVLFLSLFFDLNKWEFLILLFSITLVIVSELFNTAIESVVDLITDKHHPIAAIAKDVAAGAVLISAMNAIAVGYILFFYRTNDILRNIFSKVKHSPPYLTFVVLIIIMILTIMLKAYFRDGTPLRGGTPSGHSALAFGIATSLSFISENVLVMVLSFLMAFLVAQSRVEGRIHSVYQVITGAALGMVVSVLIFQLMER